TCGTCGCCAAAACCGATTCCGTCAATTCGCTAAGCATCCGTCTCCTCCGTGAGACCGCAGGGCCATCGTTTCTCTGCCGCCGCCCAACTATTTACCACAGTCCACGTTTTCACGGTAGGTTAATTTCTGCCCGGTGCCTTACGCCGACGTTCTCTCCGTCTCCCAGTCTCTCCGTCTCCCAGTCTCTCCCTCTCCCAGTCTCTCCCTCTCCCGTCTCCCCGTCTCCCCATCTCTCCGCGGCTAGCGTCGCTTCAGGTAACGGCCCACGGTCTCGCGGACCTGCTCCGTCAGATCCCGTACGAAATCCTGATCGGGCAGGTAACCTTCATACCACGACTTGGGTTCTTCCTTGGCCGACCTGAGCAAGATCGTCAGCACGGCGCCGACACCCACGCCGAGGCCAAAACAGGCCAACGCCGAGTAGGCGGGATTCTCGCCGACGATTTCGTGGGCCCGGTCGTAGGCCGCCCGCACTCTCCCGCTCGCCGCTTCCCCAAATTCTTCCTGACGCATGTATTGTGACATTCGCTCGCGAGGCATGAGATTTATCCTTTCCTTGAATCGAGATTCGTTTGCATCACCAGCGGCGGCCGCCGCGTTGCCGCCACGGCGGCGCCACCGCTTTCCGATGGTCTGGCGCGTCACTCCACAGGCCAGAATTCACGAATTCTGCTACGCCTCCGGTCAGTCAGAGCGGAGCACGAGCGCCAACACCACGCCCGTAATCACGCCCATGCCGAAGATGGCCATCATCGATTGAGCGGGCCGCTGGCGGACCTGCTCGCCGACCTGCTCATAGCCTTCCCGCATCCGGCCCCTCGCTTGTTCATATCCCTCCCGCATGCGCTGACTGGCTTGCTGATAGCCTTCGCGCGCCCGGCCCGCGGCGTCGCCGGCGAATCCCATGGCGGCGTCGCGGGCTCGTTCGACGGTCGATGAGGTGCTCGCAGCCAGATCGCCGATGAAATTCTCGATCTGCTCGCGGGCCACGCCGGTTTTCTCGTGAATGCGGCCGACCAACTCATCGATATTGCCGCTGGCGATCTGCAAGTCGTCGTCGGTGAGTTGTCCCCATTTCTGCTTGATCTTGCCGCGTAGCTTGTCCCATTGTCCTTGGACTTCCTGTGCATTGAGCATGGTTCGTTCCCCGAATCGTTGAGGTTTTGTGTTGTGGTCCTGTTGCCCCGCGTCAGTGCTCGAACCGAGAGTCGCACAAAGTGTGCCATTTCCAGGGCGAGCGGGAGGCGCAAGCCTAACGTGGCACGCGCTAGGATCAGGCGCGGTGGCTGGGGCAGAGGTTGGCCGCCACGCTCTTGAAGGACGCCGGCCGCTATCTGGCCAAGCTCTGCCCCAGCCACCGCTTTTCCTCGCGACGCTGGCACAACGCAGCCGCCCGAATTCTTTGGTGTAGCCCTCGCCATGCTGGTCGTCGCTGCGCCAGACGAGCGGGCCCCGTTGGTCTTTCCGCGTGCCAGCGGCTATATTGTTGCCGGCCCGACGAATTGACTTGAGGCATGTTTCCTTCCCGTTTGTGAGAGAAATCAAGATGTACCCGATGCTGAAGCGACTAAGCCTGGTGTTGTTGGCGGCTGGCCTGGCGTTGCCGCTGGCCCAAGCCGACGACAAGGAAGCAAAAAACGATGAAAAGACCGCTGAGAAGACCAAGGCCACGGTGGCGGTGTTCCGGCTGCACGGTTCGGTGGTCGAAACGCCTCACGGCGGCGGCTTGCTGTCGATGTCGGAGCATAACGTGGCCCTCAAAGACCTGGTCGCCCGCGTCAAGAAGGCGGCCGACGACGATTCGGTCAAGGCCGTCGTCTTGTCATTGGCGGGCGGGCATCTTTCCACTTCGCAATCGGAAGAAGTGCGGCAGGCCCTGTCCGCCGTTCGGGCCAAGGGCAAAAAAATCTACGCCCATGCCGACGAGCTGTCGATGGGCGATTACGCCTTGGTGTCGGCCGCCGACCGGTTGAGCGTCGTGCCGACCGGCGACCTGTGGCTGACGGGCCTCTACGGCGAATCGCCCTTCTTGCGGGGCCTGCTCGACAAGCTCGGTGTGCAGCCCGACTTCTTGACCTGCGGCGATTACAAGAGCGCGGCCGAAATCTTCATGCGCGACGGTCCCAGTCCGCAGGCGGAGGAGATGCAGAACTGGATTTACGACGGCCTGTTCGAAACCCAGTTGAAGCTGATCGCGGCGGGCCGCAACGTCGACGTCGATAAGGTCAAGACCTGGGTTGACGGCGGCCCTTATTCCGCGACGAAGGCGAAGGCGGCGGGGCTGATCGACGCGGTGGAACAGCAAGAAGAGTTCGAAGCGGCAATCAAAGACACGGTGGGCGGCCAGATCAAGTTCAATCACAAGTACGGCGAGAAGTCGCAGCCCGAACTTGATCTGTCGTCACCGTTCGCCGCGCTGAACCTGTGGGCCGACCTGCTGGGCGGCGCCAAGAAAAAGAAGACCTATAAGAACTCCGTGGCGATCGTGTACGTCGACGGGCCGATCGTGTTGGGCGTTTCGGAAGAAAGCTTGCTGAACAGCGCCGAGCAAATGGCGGCCAGCACGCCGCTGCGCAAGGCGCTCGACAAGGCCGCCGAGGATGACACCATCAAGGCAGTGGTGCTGCGCGTCGATTCGCCCGGCGGCTCGGCGACGGCCAGTGAAATCATTCTCGCCGCCAGCAAGCGCGTGCGGGCCAAGAAGCCGCTCGTAGTTTCGATGGGCCGCGTGGCCGGCAGCGGCGGATACTACGTGGCCTGCGGGGCGGAGACGATTTTTGCCGACGAATCGACGATCACCGGCTCCATCGGCGTCGTGGGAGGCAAGCTGGCGACCACTGACTTGTGGAAGAAAGTCGGCATCAAGTGGAAGGGTTATCAGCGCGGCACGAACGCCTCCATTCTCAGCTCGATGCAGGTGTTTACGCCCGAACAGCGCAAGCGGATGCAGTCCTGGATGGACGAGATCTACGGTGTCTTCAAAGGGCACGTCACCGCGGCCCGCGGAGCGAAGCTGAAAAAGCCGATCGACGAGTTGGCCGGCGGGCGCGTCTACACGGGCCGGCAGGCGCTGGAGCTGGGGCTGGTCGACCGCATCGGCACGCTCGACGACGCCGTCAAGTTCGCCGCCGTTGAGGCGAAACTCAAAGAATACGAGCTACGTGTCGTTCCCGAGCCGAAGAATATCTTGGAGCAGCTCTTGGAAGAAGCGGAAGGGCCGAAGGAAGACGCGCATCACCTCGCGGTCGCGCATTCAGGCCCTGCCGATACGATGTTGCGGGCCGCCTTGCCGTATCTCGATCGGCTCGATCCGCAGCGCGTGCGCGCGGTGGTGATCGCTTTGAGGCACCTGGAAACCTTGCGGGCTGAAGGCGCGGTGTTGATGATGCCCGAGTTTGTCATGGGGCCGTAGAAGGTGGCTCGGGTTCCCGGTGCGCCGGGCTCGCCGTATCGGATCCGCTGGCGACGACCTCCGGGAACTTGGGGAGTGCCGCCCATTCGACAAGCCGGGGACCGGCCAGGTAGGCCAACGCCGTCGCAAACAGCGCCAGACCGCTGGCGCGAATGGCGAAGAAGAGCAGGCGGCCCTCGTCTCGCCGCGAAATCTTTTTCTCCCGATTTCGCCGCCTGCCAGCGGTGGTAACCTGTCACTGCCACGGTGAGTGCAAATACGACGGCCAGGGCGATACGGAACGACAATTCGCCAATCATCAGGTTGATTATGCCGATTGCCGCGCTTCGCCGCGACTGTATTTGGCTCCGCGGCCTTGGGTCGGTTATGTTCAAGGGCGATGAGCAATGTCACCCGAATCCTATCGGCGATTGAAGAAGGCGACCCGCACGCCGCGGTTAAGTGAGCTGAAGTGCGGTGTTGCGGTGGCTGACCTACGAATCGGTGAGGTCGTTGGCATGCTTGACTTCCAGACAGCGGTCGAGGAGATCTTCGATGTGCAACTCTTGCCCGGCCTGCGCTTCCCTGAAGTCATCGGTTTCCAAAAAGAGGCAGTTCACCACACGTTCGTTGTGCCTAAGTAGGGCGCCGAGGCTGGTAGCGGCACGCATCATCTCTGACGATCAAGATTCACAAGTGCGACAGGTATGATAGCGCTAGTTGCGACCCATTGGTACTGGAGGCTTAAACCGTGAGCGACTTTTTCAGCGACGAGATGCGCCGCGATCCGTATCCCGTATACGACCACTTGCGCCTCGCCTCGCCCGTCTTCCATGTGCCGCCGCCGTTTGATGCCTGGCTGATCTTCGACTACGAGGGAGTGTGGCGGGCACTGAACGATCACGATGCTTTTAGCTCGAAAGTACCGTCGCCGCCAAACTGGTTTATCTTTTTTGACCCGCCGCGGCACACCATGCAGCGCGGGTTGATCGCTCGGGCATTCACGCCGCGCGTTGTCGCCAACCTAGAACCGTTTATCCGACGGCTGTCGCGGGAGCTCCTGGACGCCGTGGCGGAAGGTGGCAAGATGGACTTGGTCGCCGATTACGCGGCGCCTTTGCCCATGACCGTGATCGCCGAATTGATAGGAATGTCCGGCGTCGATTTGTCGCGGTTCAAGCGCTGGAGCGACGGCATCCTGAAAATCAGCTACACCCGGTCCGGCAGCGAAGCCGCCGCCGCCGCGCTCGAAGAATTTGGCGCGGTGACGACCGAGATGGACAACTATCTCACGGAGCTGATTGCCCGGCGGCGGGCGGCGCCAGAAGA
The sequence above is drawn from the Pirellulales bacterium genome and encodes:
- a CDS encoding cytochrome P450 — protein: MSDFFSDEMRRDPYPVYDHLRLASPVFHVPPPFDAWLIFDYEGVWRALNDHDAFSSKVPSPPNWFIFFDPPRHTMQRGLIARAFTPRVVANLEPFIRRLSRELLDAVAEGGKMDLVADYAAPLPMTVIAELIGMSGVDLSRFKRWSDGILKISYTRSGSEAAAAALEEFGAVTTEMDNYLTELIARRRAAPEDDLITRLVEAEVDGERLTQPEILGLFQLLLVGGQETTVNLIANAMLCFLEYPDQLARLRAAPELLPSAIEEVLRFRAPLQWAMRTPRRDVEMHGQVIPAGQLVLPILGSANRDPKQQRRSGLLKCGLGGP
- a CDS encoding CsbD family protein — translated: MLNAQEVQGQWDKLRGKIKQKWGQLTDDDLQIASGNIDELVGRIHEKTGVAREQIENFIGDLAASTSSTVERARDAAMGFAGDAAGRAREGYQQASQRMREGYEQARGRMREGYEQVGEQVRQRPAQSMMAIFGMGVITGVVLALVLRSD
- the sppA gene encoding signal peptide peptidase SppA, which encodes MLKRLSLVLLAAGLALPLAQADDKEAKNDEKTAEKTKATVAVFRLHGSVVETPHGGGLLSMSEHNVALKDLVARVKKAADDDSVKAVVLSLAGGHLSTSQSEEVRQALSAVRAKGKKIYAHADELSMGDYALVSAADRLSVVPTGDLWLTGLYGESPFLRGLLDKLGVQPDFLTCGDYKSAAEIFMRDGPSPQAEEMQNWIYDGLFETQLKLIAAGRNVDVDKVKTWVDGGPYSATKAKAAGLIDAVEQQEEFEAAIKDTVGGQIKFNHKYGEKSQPELDLSSPFAALNLWADLLGGAKKKKTYKNSVAIVYVDGPIVLGVSEESLLNSAEQMAASTPLRKALDKAAEDDTIKAVVLRVDSPGGSATASEIILAASKRVRAKKPLVVSMGRVAGSGGYYVACGAETIFADESTITGSIGVVGGKLATTDLWKKVGIKWKGYQRGTNASILSSMQVFTPEQRKRMQSWMDEIYGVFKGHVTAARGAKLKKPIDELAGGRVYTGRQALELGLVDRIGTLDDAVKFAAVEAKLKEYELRVVPEPKNILEQLLEEAEGPKEDAHHLAVAHSGPADTMLRAALPYLDRLDPQRVRAVVIALRHLETLRAEGAVLMMPEFVMGP